The Rhodohalobacter sp. SW132 genome has a segment encoding these proteins:
- a CDS encoding nuclear transport factor 2 family protein, which yields MRYTQMISFITIATAVLLLLSCEPRNSDSETSASHNEELAEDYDEEFFKQLEREVFDATELPGDAETIDRLYSDDFLSINADASYSDKQDAVEMIEAARPPVVEEIINDETRVRQFGNTAVITGRSKYVSTEEDLGTVVVRHTMIWAKQDGRWQMVGWQGTALPGEAAYGPDLDDN from the coding sequence ATGAGATACACACAAATGATTTCCTTTATTACTATAGCTACAGCAGTTCTATTACTATTATCATGTGAGCCTCGAAACAGTGACAGCGAAACTTCTGCCAGCCATAACGAAGAGCTGGCCGAAGACTACGACGAGGAGTTCTTCAAGCAGCTGGAGCGCGAAGTGTTCGATGCCACGGAGCTGCCGGGGGATGCGGAAACCATCGACCGGCTGTATTCGGACGATTTTCTGTCCATCAACGCCGATGCCAGCTACTCCGATAAGCAGGACGCAGTGGAGATGATCGAGGCCGCCCGGCCTCCCGTTGTGGAGGAGATCATCAACGACGAGACACGCGTTCGGCAGTTCGGTAACACCGCCGTGATCACCGGACGCTCGAAGTATGTGAGCACCGAGGAAGATCTCGGAACTGTCGTCGTGCGCCACACAATGATCTGGGCAAAACAGGACGGTCGCTGGCAGATGGTCGGCTGGCAAGGGACCGCGTTGCCCGGTGAGGCAGCGTACGGCCCGGACCTCGATGACAATTGA
- a CDS encoding nuclear transport factor 2 family protein: MNELITSSNPVVIFLTFLLGLVFIASSCQQADREAAAAQHEELATSYVEALNTQDREALEDVITDPFTYGEQEMTREAFLDHVEGGWEIFPDMQFDPTHVLTAEDYVTVCGVLTGTGEGEYHGHDISGQEFEVTEIILLGVQEGQIARMHVERDDLDLWEQIAAVEISPVSSNQDDETLQRLEREVFDAFELPGDAGAIDRLYSEDLLAINADASYSDKQEAVEIVEAGRFPFMEEIVNDETRVRQFGDTAVVTGRSKWVDPEDEGTAVVRHTMIWEKEDGRWQMAGWQGTPLPGEGAYGPERGEI; this comes from the coding sequence ATGAATGAACTAATCACTTCTTCAAATCCAGTCGTAATATTTTTAACATTTCTTCTTGGCTTGGTATTTATCGCTTCATCATGCCAGCAGGCTGATCGTGAAGCAGCTGCAGCCCAACACGAAGAGCTGGCCACCAGCTACGTCGAGGCCCTTAACACCCAAGACCGCGAGGCACTGGAAGATGTCATTACCGATCCGTTTACCTACGGGGAGCAAGAAATGACACGCGAGGCCTTCCTCGATCACGTAGAAGGGGGCTGGGAGATCTTCCCGGATATGCAGTTTGATCCCACCCATGTTTTGACCGCCGAGGACTACGTGACGGTTTGCGGCGTACTTACTGGCACCGGCGAGGGCGAGTATCACGGCCATGACATCAGCGGCCAGGAGTTCGAAGTAACGGAGATCATTCTGCTTGGCGTGCAAGAAGGCCAAATTGCTAGGATGCACGTAGAAAGAGACGATCTCGATCTCTGGGAGCAGATCGCCGCCGTGGAGATCTCACCCGTCAGCTCCAACCAGGACGATGAGACTCTGCAACGACTGGAGCGCGAAGTGTTCGATGCCTTTGAGCTGCCGGGAGACGCCGGGGCCATTGATCGGCTGTATTCCGAGGATTTACTTGCCATCAACGCCGACGCCAGCTACTCCGATAAGCAGGAAGCAGTGGAGATCGTCGAGGCTGGCCGGTTTCCTTTTATGGAGGAGATCGTCAACGACGAGACGCGCGTCCGGCAGTTCGGGGACACCGCCGTGGTCACCGGACGCTCGAAGTGGGTGGATCCCGAGGATGAGGGTACAGCCGTCGTGCGCCACACGATGATCTGGGAAAAAGAGGACGGCCGCTGGCAGATGGCGGGCTGGCAGGGCACCCCGTTGCCCGGCGAGGGGGCATACGGCCCGGAGCGCGGCGAAATCTGA
- a CDS encoding serine/threonine-protein kinase, with protein sequence MKRSDWELIENIVDKALDLPVEQRRKFIAGRCKDKPVIKKEALELLESIEKGDLFPGDQTDPKFDLIQNMLDGLNHSELHQSLIGKKIGSYRLEKLIGSGGMGAVFLGERADGLFDHTVAVKIIRRDFTDESIRHHFDNERRILAKLTHEGIAQLYDGGVTDEGWPYLVMEYVNGIPIIQYCNENRLTIKQRLELFRAVCKAVHFAHSKLIIHRDLKPANILVKENNKIKILDFGIAQFLEDQNFAEPPRFLSPNYASPEQLTENLVSTASDIYSLGLLLHRLLGGFHPYEINGLDLSEQLEVIKENLSKKPSERLRKLPRENREEIAEQRKTSIRSLEKSMSGDLDSILQKSLKFNSDQRYVSAGDLQNDIDNFIQNLPVSTLADNKFYRFSKLLKRNRITFGSIAIILFMITGFALFHTNQIATERTQAQLEADKAEEITSFLIELFDSSNPTYAPGEVITAEDLLEQGLERADQISELPVKSDILTTIGKAYTRLGEYDTGSEIFQQAIDLNQSIYGQESVETADVIFHLGLNYAATYNWDLSLPYLKKAYEIYTDHLEPDHSNVVKSALRLATTMRHTGQPDSALKLADSHFEAIEHDYTEHDSELLSALFQYAYVLRGAGEIDRSEAIYLDLIERYEQSNDTLNNSMAANHNNLGSIYIEKEKYHKSEQHYRKSLDITNYIYGPDHPLTLRVRANMIYPVSKLGRYEEVATIIQEIITLTKDRYGWEHWRTGAAIGRFGHFSLHRKDYANADSLFQETHSIYKSVLGPDHFWTARMEGYLTLTNRLLGNHETADSLYKHHMAVLNDQQSNFSDSQIGRLQSLIDAFKEADGDFNEEISNYQSLLPEGNGQ encoded by the coding sequence ATGAAACGGTCTGACTGGGAGCTGATCGAAAACATCGTTGATAAGGCTCTTGACTTGCCCGTGGAACAACGCCGTAAATTTATTGCCGGGAGATGCAAAGACAAACCGGTCATCAAAAAAGAAGCACTTGAGCTGCTGGAATCTATTGAAAAAGGAGATCTGTTTCCGGGTGATCAGACCGATCCGAAATTTGATCTGATTCAGAATATGCTGGACGGATTGAACCATTCCGAACTGCATCAAAGTCTGATCGGGAAAAAAATTGGCAGCTACCGTTTGGAAAAGCTGATTGGTAGTGGAGGAATGGGGGCCGTTTTTCTGGGTGAACGGGCTGATGGCCTTTTTGATCATACCGTAGCGGTAAAAATCATAAGAAGAGACTTTACTGATGAGAGTATCAGACACCATTTTGACAATGAGCGCAGAATTCTCGCCAAATTAACTCATGAGGGTATTGCCCAGCTATACGACGGCGGAGTGACCGATGAAGGCTGGCCTTACCTTGTAATGGAATATGTAAACGGCATTCCCATAATTCAATATTGTAACGAAAACCGGCTGACCATCAAACAAAGGCTCGAGCTATTTCGAGCTGTTTGCAAAGCTGTTCATTTTGCTCACTCTAAATTGATCATTCACCGGGATCTGAAACCGGCGAATATCCTGGTAAAAGAAAACAATAAGATCAAAATTCTTGACTTTGGAATTGCCCAATTTCTGGAAGACCAAAATTTTGCGGAACCTCCAAGATTTTTATCTCCAAATTATGCATCTCCCGAACAGCTAACAGAGAATCTTGTTTCAACGGCAAGCGATATATATAGTCTTGGTTTATTGCTTCATAGATTACTGGGCGGTTTTCATCCATATGAGATAAATGGACTAGATTTAAGTGAGCAATTGGAAGTTATCAAGGAGAATCTTAGTAAAAAGCCATCTGAACGTCTACGGAAGTTGCCCCGGGAAAATCGAGAGGAGATTGCAGAACAGAGAAAAACATCCATCCGGTCATTAGAAAAATCAATGTCGGGCGATCTGGACTCCATACTACAGAAATCATTAAAATTTAATTCCGATCAGCGATATGTATCAGCAGGTGACCTGCAAAATGATATCGACAATTTTATTCAGAATCTGCCGGTAAGTACACTTGCCGACAATAAATTCTATCGGTTTTCCAAGCTGTTGAAGCGAAACAGAATAACATTTGGTTCCATTGCAATAATTCTGTTTATGATTACAGGATTTGCCCTGTTTCACACGAATCAAATCGCAACGGAGCGAACCCAGGCTCAGCTTGAAGCAGACAAGGCCGAAGAAATTACTTCTTTTTTGATTGAGCTCTTCGATTCCAGTAATCCGACCTATGCGCCCGGTGAAGTGATCACCGCAGAGGATTTACTGGAACAGGGTCTTGAGCGCGCCGACCAAATTTCGGAGTTACCCGTTAAATCGGATATCCTGACTACAATTGGTAAAGCATATACGCGACTTGGAGAATACGATACCGGCAGCGAGATATTTCAACAAGCAATTGATTTAAACCAATCTATTTATGGACAAGAATCAGTTGAAACTGCAGATGTGATCTTCCATCTGGGTTTAAATTACGCTGCCACGTATAACTGGGACCTGTCACTACCATATTTAAAAAAGGCATATGAAATATATACTGACCACCTCGAACCTGATCATTCAAATGTTGTTAAATCTGCCCTCCGGCTGGCTACAACTATGCGGCATACCGGGCAGCCGGACTCAGCATTGAAACTGGCGGATTCGCATTTCGAAGCTATTGAACACGACTATACAGAGCACGACAGCGAGCTTCTTTCTGCCCTATTTCAATATGCGTACGTACTGCGGGGTGCCGGAGAAATTGACAGGTCAGAGGCAATTTACCTCGATCTGATTGAACGCTATGAACAGTCGAATGATACTCTTAACAATAGCATGGCTGCTAACCATAACAATCTTGGTTCAATCTACATTGAAAAAGAAAAATATCATAAATCTGAGCAGCACTACAGGAAATCACTTGATATAACCAATTATATTTATGGGCCTGACCATCCTTTAACGTTGAGAGTCCGTGCAAATATGATCTACCCGGTCTCTAAACTGGGCAGGTATGAGGAGGTTGCCACCATAATACAAGAAATAATTACACTGACTAAGGATAGGTATGGATGGGAGCATTGGAGAACCGGAGCCGCAATCGGAAGGTTCGGCCATTTTTCATTACACAGGAAAGATTATGCGAATGCTGATTCACTGTTTCAAGAAACTCACAGCATTTACAAAAGCGTACTGGGTCCGGATCATTTCTGGACCGCCCGCATGGAAGGTTATTTAACTTTGACCAATCGCCTATTGGGCAATCACGAAACTGCTGATTCCCTCTATAAACATCATATGGCCGTTTTGAATGACCAACAGTCAAACTTTTCCGACTCTCAGATCGGCCGATTACAAAGTTTAATAGATGCGTTCAAGGAAGCTGACGGAGATTTCAATGAAGAGATTTCCAATTATCAGTCCTTGCTGCCCGAAGGTAATGGACAGTAG
- a CDS encoding ester cyclase, giving the protein MTVRIVYTGTCEGKLLGHDIDGKKVWATETILFGIKDGRISEYWYNWNELGFWTQLGIVESPYPEK; this is encoded by the coding sequence GTGACAGTTCGCATAGTTTATACCGGTACCTGCGAAGGAAAATTATTAGGCCACGATATTGATGGGAAAAAAGTATGGGCAACAGAAACCATACTGTTTGGCATTAAGGACGGGCGCATTTCAGAATACTGGTATAACTGGAATGAACTTGGTTTTTGGACACAACTTGGGATAGTGGAGAGTCCGTATCCGGAAAAATAG
- a CDS encoding collagen binding domain-containing protein has translation MDNRVQTKNRFDGIFNFLRAGNCVILMFAALVAAFSVGMVACGDDPAPTAPDPGNDIDVIIEGVVIDASGSQIQLEETEKAGQVEVQRSDDPEDFRSGREERKISDERETIPVETDIDDERASLKTEGDPIEGAEVSVYLPGTESPVQTAKTDDDGSYELSFTVAEGEAPNELRLEVEADGFEHYETTLSFRESVSYDIELVSRIKEEGMTLEGQVYGPATGGAKASMAGFSTTDPLSGEAPVAGAEIAVYDASEYPDGADPIATATTDDDGKYEAEDVPVGIDALVIVDSEPRLSAIVHDADEYASGYVNTATTLAAEYWGPDLMMGTLISKEDLQETVEAAMDALENKSADELVAALEALVTENFGDGFPDPVPPHLQYLLSALSGFDLSVCEDIELAEHSARPTNEVDLYGLAEEFGDEPWAWLYDASIESPGNEDRHLVYVERTAGDAAVLVVPLHPGNVMDGGPGEIAFFDENEEFVCPGREFNVEPLEPAQGLFAGLIDELEEFLEGETDRIGYDPEELRHINISELNDEQVLLAPLAAGFQMIDSPNYPNNLRNRLSGDAPRLEGESLDDALELVNALAAEAGYTSLMDNLQNGNEAALVTQAEMEPHMPECLELPWNISTPDQLDCWMGALEVFDRLRETIRTVRAPQDKIIGLIASYGPEDPGAFDPVSQLAEAAAMSESMMEALRMYADLMYHLLPAELTHLEIEADPALYKEDDEQAGGWQGVLSAKSQDYTFNFIMAMEPIPQLGAGNVTNMLARKSGRSELAQELIGEITDILVDEMEDLDIVERDFDARPYEVDHNPKRSDPDEKEYFEWELRIEETETGEPSIVFTDDERGYLANAVGVSELRVRTKGGDVFLGQDAVNNTFIEVQKIDVTITGPGGGTSPFIVEPGQEIDLFAEVENAIDKTVEWSADDGFFINIEGEFDQDVTYAAPMEQGSNIVRATSTAETGARADGEPPRIGRATVVVGDFNVAPDPVCLGLEETINFSATFAGDEVPFDQVNYTFIEGSGSLSSEGEFAPGGPGDIAIEFEYFPPEFDDPLIDEISFTVVDEPICSYIEVVTDNHHLIGECVVGFGDDDGVGILNDGQSYQVIYPTPLDDFLVGVSVDLEGFSHEGEYNIVVKNYSEPSQLPPYNRYISNFGVKFTTDPHPLPDLNLNAVSWGAPTWDPDNLPVGGQVLSLRRDIIEVVGEEIAVFSGEAFSLTFSDGPGALRPGDASITGSIRFGGVIDMFHDPAPSTKHLCGYWKESDHPPTEWPDF, from the coding sequence ATGGATAACAGGGTACAGACCAAGAACCGTTTTGATGGTATTTTTAATTTTCTCCGAGCAGGTAATTGTGTAATTCTGATGTTTGCAGCGCTTGTTGCTGCTTTTTCAGTGGGGATGGTTGCCTGTGGAGACGATCCGGCACCCACAGCGCCGGATCCGGGTAATGATATTGACGTGATAATAGAAGGTGTGGTTATTGATGCATCAGGAAGCCAAATTCAGTTAGAAGAAACCGAAAAGGCCGGACAAGTGGAGGTGCAGCGAAGTGATGATCCGGAAGATTTTCGTTCAGGAAGGGAGGAGCGTAAGATTTCAGATGAACGTGAAACCATACCTGTAGAAACGGATATAGATGACGAGAGGGCTTCGCTAAAAACTGAGGGTGACCCCATCGAAGGGGCTGAAGTGTCCGTCTATCTACCCGGTACTGAAAGCCCTGTTCAAACGGCCAAAACCGATGATGATGGTTCCTACGAGCTTTCATTTACCGTTGCTGAAGGAGAAGCGCCAAATGAACTGCGACTCGAAGTGGAGGCCGATGGTTTCGAACACTACGAGACCACCCTGAGCTTTAGAGAGTCAGTCAGCTATGACATTGAGCTTGTTTCCAGAATTAAGGAGGAAGGTATGACTCTTGAGGGACAGGTTTACGGACCAGCCACTGGCGGTGCAAAGGCCAGCATGGCAGGGTTTTCCACGACGGATCCGCTCAGCGGTGAGGCGCCGGTCGCTGGGGCCGAGATTGCGGTCTACGATGCGAGCGAGTATCCTGATGGCGCCGACCCGATCGCAACGGCGACCACTGATGACGATGGTAAGTATGAGGCCGAGGACGTGCCGGTAGGAATCGACGCACTTGTGATCGTAGACTCCGAGCCTCGTCTTTCTGCAATCGTTCACGACGCAGATGAGTACGCCTCGGGCTACGTAAACACGGCAACAACGTTAGCCGCAGAGTATTGGGGTCCAGATCTGATGATGGGCACACTCATTTCAAAGGAAGATTTGCAGGAGACCGTCGAGGCGGCTATGGATGCTCTTGAGAATAAATCCGCCGACGAACTGGTCGCAGCGCTCGAAGCACTCGTTACTGAAAACTTCGGTGACGGATTTCCCGATCCGGTCCCTCCCCACTTGCAATACCTGTTAAGCGCCCTGTCAGGATTTGATCTATCAGTTTGTGAAGACATTGAATTAGCTGAACATTCAGCTCGACCAACCAATGAAGTTGATCTATATGGGCTTGCTGAGGAATTTGGCGATGAGCCGTGGGCTTGGCTCTATGATGCATCGATCGAGTCTCCCGGCAACGAAGATCGACACTTGGTCTACGTCGAACGCACGGCCGGCGATGCTGCAGTGCTTGTAGTGCCGCTTCATCCGGGCAACGTGATGGATGGAGGACCGGGGGAGATCGCCTTTTTTGATGAAAACGAGGAGTTTGTGTGTCCGGGCCGAGAGTTCAATGTTGAGCCGCTGGAGCCTGCACAGGGTCTGTTTGCGGGCCTGATTGACGAATTGGAGGAGTTCCTCGAGGGTGAAACAGACCGGATTGGGTACGATCCGGAAGAGCTTCGTCATATCAATATTTCTGAGCTTAATGATGAACAAGTGTTACTTGCACCACTCGCAGCAGGTTTTCAGATGATCGATAGCCCGAACTATCCGAACAATCTCCGCAACAGGTTGTCCGGGGATGCGCCGAGGCTCGAAGGTGAATCGCTGGATGATGCATTGGAACTTGTCAATGCACTGGCGGCTGAGGCCGGGTATACCTCTCTAATGGATAATCTTCAAAATGGAAATGAGGCTGCTCTCGTTACCCAGGCTGAAATGGAGCCGCATATGCCAGAGTGTCTGGAGCTTCCGTGGAATATCTCCACACCTGATCAGCTGGACTGCTGGATGGGGGCTCTCGAAGTATTTGACCGGTTAAGAGAGACAATTAGAACGGTACGCGCTCCTCAGGATAAAATTATCGGTTTAATTGCCAGCTATGGGCCGGAAGACCCAGGAGCGTTCGATCCCGTTTCACAACTGGCAGAAGCAGCCGCGATGTCCGAATCCATGATGGAGGCGCTCCGGATGTATGCCGATCTCATGTACCACCTTTTGCCAGCGGAGTTAACACACCTTGAAATAGAAGCCGATCCGGCATTATACAAAGAGGACGACGAGCAAGCGGGTGGATGGCAGGGAGTATTGAGCGCAAAAAGCCAGGACTACACGTTCAATTTCATCATGGCAATGGAGCCGATACCACAACTTGGGGCAGGAAATGTAACAAACATGTTAGCCCGAAAGTCAGGACGCAGTGAACTAGCCCAAGAGCTCATCGGTGAAATCACAGATATCCTTGTTGACGAAATGGAGGACCTCGATATTGTAGAAAGAGATTTTGATGCGCGGCCTTATGAGGTGGACCATAACCCAAAACGTTCAGATCCTGACGAAAAGGAGTATTTCGAGTGGGAGCTTCGGATTGAAGAAACGGAAACAGGCGAACCCTCAATTGTCTTTACAGACGATGAAAGAGGTTATTTGGCGAATGCTGTTGGTGTTTCCGAATTGCGGGTGCGAACTAAAGGTGGGGATGTGTTCTTGGGACAAGATGCCGTAAACAATACCTTCATAGAAGTACAAAAAATAGATGTAACCATCACTGGCCCTGGGGGAGGAACGTCACCGTTTATCGTTGAGCCTGGTCAGGAAATCGACCTCTTTGCGGAGGTGGAAAATGCTATTGATAAAACGGTTGAATGGAGTGCCGACGACGGATTTTTCATTAACATCGAAGGAGAATTCGATCAGGATGTGACCTATGCAGCTCCAATGGAACAAGGCTCCAATATTGTTCGGGCAACCAGCACGGCCGAAACCGGCGCGCGGGCTGATGGCGAGCCGCCGCGCATAGGCCGCGCCACAGTTGTCGTTGGCGATTTTAATGTAGCGCCCGATCCTGTATGTCTCGGACTTGAGGAAACAATCAATTTTTCGGCCACCTTTGCCGGTGACGAAGTACCCTTTGATCAAGTAAATTACACGTTCATTGAAGGGTCAGGATCCCTCAGTTCTGAAGGCGAATTTGCTCCTGGTGGGCCCGGAGATATTGCCATCGAATTCGAATACTTTCCACCGGAGTTTGATGATCCTCTAATCGATGAGATCAGTTTTACTGTAGTGGATGAACCGATATGCTCTTACATTGAAGTGGTAACTGATAACCATCATCTTATAGGTGAATGTGTTGTTGGTTTTGGTGATGATGACGGTGTGGGTATACTAAACGATGGACAATCATATCAAGTAATCTATCCGACGCCTTTAGACGATTTCCTGGTAGGAGTCTCAGTAGATTTAGAAGGATTTTCACATGAGGGTGAATATAATATCGTGGTTAAAAATTACTCTGAACCCAGTCAGTTGCCGCCATATAACAGATACATTAGTAATTTTGGAGTGAAATTCACGACGGATCCACATCCATTACCGGATTTAAATTTAAATGCAGTGTCGTGGGGGGCCCCAACATGGGATCCGGATAACTTGCCCGTTGGGGGCCAGGTTCTTTCACTCCGGAGAGATATTATTGAAGTTGTTGGCGAAGAAATTGCTGTCTTTAGTGGGGAAGCTTTCAGCCTCACATTCTCTGATGGACCAGGAGCGTTAAGACCAGGTGATGCGTCGATCACGGGATCTATACGTTTTGGCGGAGTGATAGACATGTTTCATGATCCTGCACCGTCGACTAAACACCTTTGCGGGTACTGGAAGGAAAGTGATCATCCTCCAACAGAATGGCCAGATTTCTAA
- a CDS encoding DUF4440 domain-containing protein, with product MANLAIRNTIENRNQEFMLRYNSGNAEGVSQLFSIDGEVLPPNADFVTGRDAIKKFWQAVMEMGIEQIQLKTSEVEHYGNTAIEVGNAILMNQNEEILDRSKYIVIWKLKGGEWKLHRDIFNSSLSDS from the coding sequence ATGGCAAACCTGGCCATCAGAAATACCATTGAAAACAGAAATCAGGAATTCATGCTGAGGTACAACAGCGGTAATGCGGAAGGAGTATCTCAGCTGTTTTCAATAGACGGGGAAGTGCTGCCTCCGAACGCGGATTTCGTTACAGGCAGAGATGCCATAAAAAAATTCTGGCAGGCAGTGATGGAGATGGGCATTGAGCAAATTCAACTGAAAACCTCGGAAGTTGAACATTACGGGAATACCGCTATTGAAGTTGGAAACGCAATTTTAATGAATCAGAACGAAGAAATTCTCGACCGATCAAAATATATTGTCATTTGGAAGCTCAAGGGGGGTGAATGGAAACTACACCGTGATATATTTAACAGCAGTTTATCGGATAGTTAG
- a CDS encoding methyltransferase domain-containing protein, with protein MAEDLIRLADIQPGERVLDVACGTGVDTRLAAPKNGPSGSITGLDINPGMLVVARSVVNIDALVDWHEAGAEKLPLPDESFDVVLCQASLHLWRINLPH; from the coding sequence TTGGCTGAGGATCTGATCCGGCTGGCGGATATACAACCTGGTGAACGGGTATTGGATGTAGCCTGTGGAACCGGCGTAGACACCAGGCTGGCTGCCCCAAAAAACGGGCCGTCCGGATCGATCACCGGACTCGATATTAATCCCGGTATGCTTGTAGTAGCCCGTTCGGTCGTCAACATAGATGCACTAGTGGATTGGCATGAAGCCGGTGCGGAAAAGTTGCCCCTTCCCGACGAATCATTTGATGTGGTCCTCTGCCAGGCCAGCCTTCATTTGTGGAGGATAAACCTGCCGCATTGA
- a CDS encoding multicopper oxidase family protein, translated as MRYLKLLTSKSFFPAVILPILSFSAISMAGEMGPSHSDSEAVTEDTIAGHPVLENISSEPGIVEVELTASKERISLVPGIETDVYAYNGRVPGPLLEASEGDSVIIHFKNNLPEKTTVHWHGIHLPFVMDGSPFHPVEPGETFTYTFRIHEGTAGTYWYHPHPHHHTAWQVGMGLYGGIIIRDPDDPLPDTLTEHLLILSDNRFDEDGEIEFAEPGSRQERVDDMNGREGDVLFVNDGIMPELSIQSGETQRWRIVNASGARIYRLALDGHTFTHIGSDGGLFERPKEVDEIILSNGERAELLVHGTGDPGSEITLQDLPYDRYMPMFRPSNWDEKNDLLTLRYTDESSVQEPFEMPESLRKIPELNVDDVTETRVMRMSNGKINSKTMDMNRVDETAELGATEIWDIRNLVGMDHPFHLHGFQFQVIDRNGEPVSQRKWEDTVNVPGFESARFIVRYDNYPGKWMFHCHILDHEDQGMMGVLEVK; from the coding sequence ATGAGGTATTTGAAATTACTTACTTCAAAAAGTTTTTTCCCGGCAGTAATCTTGCCAATATTATCATTCTCCGCAATCAGTATGGCCGGAGAAATGGGCCCTTCTCATTCCGACTCTGAGGCAGTCACTGAAGATACGATTGCCGGCCATCCCGTTCTGGAGAACATCTCATCCGAACCGGGCATTGTGGAGGTGGAACTGACGGCATCCAAAGAGCGTATTTCGCTCGTGCCAGGCATTGAAACCGATGTCTATGCCTACAACGGGCGTGTGCCCGGCCCGCTTCTGGAAGCATCGGAAGGTGACAGTGTGATTATTCACTTCAAAAACAACCTGCCCGAAAAAACCACCGTGCACTGGCACGGCATTCACCTTCCTTTTGTGATGGACGGCAGCCCGTTCCATCCCGTTGAACCGGGCGAAACCTTCACCTATACATTCAGAATCCATGAAGGGACGGCAGGAACCTACTGGTACCATCCGCACCCGCACCATCACACAGCCTGGCAGGTAGGGATGGGTCTTTACGGCGGCATCATCATCCGCGATCCCGATGATCCGCTGCCTGATACTCTGACCGAACACTTACTGATTTTATCCGACAACCGGTTTGACGAGGACGGGGAGATCGAGTTCGCTGAGCCCGGCTCACGTCAGGAACGCGTGGACGATATGAACGGCCGCGAGGGGGACGTGCTTTTCGTGAATGATGGAATCATGCCCGAGCTCTCTATCCAAAGCGGGGAAACTCAGCGCTGGCGGATCGTAAATGCATCCGGTGCCCGAATTTATCGGCTGGCACTTGATGGGCACACCTTTACTCATATAGGCAGCGACGGCGGACTGTTTGAGCGCCCAAAAGAAGTGGACGAAATCATTCTCTCAAACGGTGAACGAGCTGAACTGCTTGTTCATGGTACTGGTGATCCGGGAAGTGAAATAACACTTCAGGATTTGCCGTATGACCGCTACATGCCGATGTTTCGCCCATCGAACTGGGATGAAAAGAATGATCTGCTCACTCTGCGGTATACGGATGAATCTTCTGTTCAGGAACCTTTTGAAATGCCGGAATCCCTTCGGAAAATTCCTGAACTGAATGTTGATGACGTAACCGAAACACGAGTCATGAGGATGTCCAACGGCAAAATCAACAGCAAAACGATGGATATGAACCGGGTGGATGAAACCGCGGAGCTGGGAGCCACCGAAATCTGGGATATCCGAAACCTGGTTGGAATGGACCACCCGTTCCACCTTCACGGCTTTCAGTTCCAGGTGATTGACCGCAACGGTGAGCCGGTCTCACAACGAAAATGGGAAGACACTGTTAATGTGCCCGGTTTCGAATCGGCCCGCTTCATTGTGCGATACGACAACTATCCCGGCAAGTGGATGTTCCACTGCCACATATTGGATCACGAAGACCAAGGAATGATGGGAGTATTAGAGGTAAAATAA